From Macadamia integrifolia cultivar HAES 741 unplaced genomic scaffold, SCU_Mint_v3 scaffold3421, whole genome shotgun sequence, a single genomic window includes:
- the LOC122068125 gene encoding U-box domain-containing protein 12-like, whose amino-acid sequence MVKILRNDVASLVLDRSGGANFRLWPAFRRKIFDTMRCGVSQHRRNEDAGNVGSPVQKPKPKPKKKRTDSKKNGGSERLSDLLNLSETSETGVDETEVETRRKVEVLDELQGVFKKLQFEEGSLQKEAAVDVRRLAKEDSEARSTLAMLGAIPPLVGMLDSNDQDVQIASLYALLNLGIGNDTNKAAIVKAGAVHKMLKLIEVLEESPNSSVSEAIVANFLGLSALDSNKPIIGSSGAIPFLVKTLRNVDKKSGPQERQDSLRALYNLSISSSNVTQILETGLVSYLLSNVGDMDMSERILSILSNIVSTPEGRKAVSKSPEAFPILIDVLNWTDSPSCQEKASYILMLMAHKAYGDRQAMIEAGIVASLLELTLLGSTLAQKRASRILGCLRVDKGKQIPEGYGAAVSAPICGSSSSSGPNRDVKEALTVEGDEMMSEEKKAVKQLVQQSLQNNMRRIVKRANLPQEFVPSDHFKSLTSSTKSLPF is encoded by the exons ATGGTGAAGATTCTCCGGAACGACGTCGCATCTCTGGTTCTCGACCGTTCCGGAGGAGCAAATTTCAGGTTATGGCCTGCATTTCGCCGGAAAATCTTCGATACTATGCGATGTGGTGTATCTCAACACCGTCGGAATGAAGACGCTGGTAATGTTGGATCACCGGTTCAGAAGCCGAAGCCGAAgccgaagaagaagagaacggATTCGAAGAAGAATGGTGGATCGGAGAGGTTATCGGACCTCTTGAACTTGTCGGAAACTTCGGAGACGGGAGTTGATGAAACTGAGGTGGAAACGAGGAGGAAAGTTGAGGTTCTTGATGAGCTTCAAGGAGTTTTTAAGAAGTTACAGTTCGAAGAAGGATCATTGCAAAAGGAGGCAGCTGTGGATGTTAGGAGACTTGCGAAGGAAGATTCCGAGGCGAGATCGACACTCGCTATGCTTGGAGCGATTCCTCCTCTTGTAGGAATGCTTGATTCTAACGATCAAGATGTTCAGATTGCGTCGCTCTATGCTCTTCTCAATCTAGGGATCGGAAATGATAC GAATAAAGCAGCCATAGTCAAAGCTGGTGCTGTTCACAAGATGCTTAAGCTCATTGAAGTTCTGGAGGAGTCTCCGAACTCGTCTGTATCCGAAGCCATTGTGGCAAATTTCCTTGGCTTGAGTGCTCTCGACTCTAATAAGCCAATCATTGGTTCCTCTGGCGCGATTCCATTCTTGGTGAAAACCCTTCGGAACGTGGACAAGAAGAGTGGTCCTCAAGAAAGGCAAGATTCTCTTCGAGCTTTGTATAACCTTTCAATTTCCAGTTCAAACGTCACCCAAATTCTGGAAACTGGCCTCGTCTCCTACCTCCTGAGCAATGTTGGCGACATGGACATGAGTGAAAGAATCCTCTCAATCCTCAGCAATATAGTTTCAACTCCGGAAGGACGGAAAGCAGTTAGTAAATCGCCCGAAGCATTTCCGATTCTGATCGATGTTTTGAATTGGACGGACTCGCCAAGTTGCCAGGAAAAGGCATCTTACATTCTAATGTTAATGGCCCATAAGGCTTACGGTGATCGGCAGGCCATGATTGAGGCAGGAATTGTGGCATCTCTGCTTGAATTGACACTCCTAGGAAGCACGTTAGCACAGAAGAGGGCTTCAAGAATATTGGGGTGTCTCAGAGTAGATAAAGGGAAGCAAATTCCGGAGGGTTATGGAGCGGCAGTGTCCGCCCCTATTTGTGGGTCATCGTCTTCGTCTGGGCCAAATAGGGATGTGAAGGAAGCCTTGACTGTAGAAGGTGATGAAATGATGAGCGAGGAGAAGAAGGCAGTGAAGCAATTGGTACAACAGAGCTTGCAGAACAACATGAGAAGAATCGTGAAGAGGGCAAACTTGCCGCAAGAATTTGTTCCTTCTGACCACTTCAAGTCTCTCACTTCATCTACGAAGAGCTTACCATTTTGA